A window of the Pirellulales bacterium genome harbors these coding sequences:
- a CDS encoding YhcH/YjgK/YiaL family protein, which produces MIVDRLEEAGIYCRLHPGFDAAFDLLRSTPFEEVPDGRHEVMGDSLVMIVEHVEGPGRDSARLEAHRRYIDVQYIIPAKGAIAQEFGWRPTASCTETTAAYDKAKDIVFFGDQPELWLSLPPGHFVVFLPSDAHAPVAVPNKIHKAVIKVAVAW; this is translated from the coding sequence ATGATTGTCGATCGGCTGGAAGAGGCGGGCATTTATTGCCGATTGCATCCCGGGTTTGATGCCGCTTTTGATTTGCTACGGAGCACACCGTTTGAGGAAGTGCCCGACGGACGGCATGAAGTGATGGGCGATTCGCTGGTGATGATTGTCGAACACGTCGAAGGCCCAGGGCGCGATTCCGCCCGGCTGGAAGCACACCGCAGGTATATCGACGTACAATATATTATCCCCGCCAAGGGAGCGATCGCCCAAGAGTTTGGCTGGCGGCCGACGGCCAGTTGCACGGAAACGACTGCGGCCTACGACAAAGCAAAAGATATTGTGTTTTTCGGCGATCAGCCGGAACTCTGGCTGTCGCTGCCTCCGGGGCATTTTGTGGTGTTCCTTCCTAGCGATGCCCATGCGCCCGTGGCCGTGCCCAACAAAATTCACAAAGCGGTAATTAAAGTGGCGGTGGCGTGGTGA
- a CDS encoding serine/threonine-protein kinase: MQFDRLGPYKIGKRLGRGGMGAVFEGQNVETGEAGAIKVLNPHLADEEGFRERFELEINTLKKLKHPNIVRMLGFGEQQGYLYYVMELVRGHSVEEELQQGRRFTWREVVQYAVKLSKALRHAHDHGVIHRDIKPANLLLNEDDSDIKLTDFGIARLFGNNRLTMDGALVGTAEYMSPEQATGERVTPLSDLYSLGGVMFAMLAGRPPFRAASLAEMLHKQRFEPAPPLSRYASDIPPELEELINRLLSKEPAARAPNALVLSRQLAAMEHGLSMIRQRPAEEPVPQFEEDLELAGNKTVSDAVQPPSNQTVTSGTPPVPSPSSSDLRSATRAGTPPPPAMPYDPNASTMIAPAPSMAAGGPIPVVAGAAPSVGSAPRKTVLSNSVAMPAASVAAAAAVPGSQTAITSSRFTTVEEDERQQEVLQRASESNSSIIQIGLLLFSLAMIAALVWYLSRPPSAEKLLVRIDAAAGEGDGSGLPNAEDDVNSFLSRFPEHERTADVKRYQEEINLQRQERQLRLRARLLTGEDSLSPVERDYLEAMNAVTIDPQRTIDKLQALVQLYGAETDSSDRTAQSVEFARWELKQLRDQAAKSIPEYQALITANLKRAEQLRQTSPEQARAIWQSIITLYGDRPWAAEAVAKAKAELQQEK; this comes from the coding sequence ATGCAATTCGATCGCCTGGGACCGTACAAAATTGGCAAACGGCTTGGCCGGGGCGGCATGGGCGCCGTATTCGAGGGACAAAACGTCGAAACCGGCGAGGCCGGCGCCATCAAAGTCCTCAATCCGCACCTGGCCGACGAAGAAGGCTTCCGCGAACGGTTCGAACTGGAAATCAACACGCTGAAAAAACTAAAGCATCCTAACATCGTGCGGATGCTCGGCTTCGGCGAGCAACAAGGATACCTATATTACGTGATGGAGTTGGTTCGCGGGCACAGCGTCGAGGAGGAGCTGCAACAAGGACGCCGATTTACCTGGCGCGAAGTGGTCCAATATGCCGTCAAGCTTTCCAAAGCACTGCGGCATGCGCACGATCATGGCGTCATTCACCGCGACATCAAGCCGGCGAATTTGCTGTTGAACGAAGACGATTCTGACATCAAGCTCACCGATTTTGGCATCGCCCGGCTGTTTGGCAACAACCGCTTGACGATGGATGGCGCCTTAGTCGGCACGGCCGAATACATGTCGCCGGAGCAAGCCACCGGCGAGCGTGTTACGCCGCTCAGCGATTTGTATAGCCTGGGCGGGGTAATGTTCGCCATGCTCGCCGGACGGCCGCCGTTTCGCGCCGCTTCGCTGGCCGAAATGCTGCACAAGCAGCGGTTTGAGCCGGCGCCGCCCTTGTCGCGTTATGCCAGCGACATTCCGCCGGAGTTGGAAGAATTGATCAATCGCCTGTTGTCGAAAGAACCTGCCGCTCGCGCGCCAAACGCTTTGGTCCTGAGCCGGCAATTGGCGGCCATGGAACACGGCCTGTCGATGATTCGTCAACGCCCCGCCGAAGAGCCGGTTCCTCAATTTGAGGAAGACTTGGAGCTGGCCGGGAACAAAACCGTCTCCGACGCCGTTCAACCACCGTCGAATCAGACAGTCACCAGTGGCACGCCGCCGGTTCCGTCGCCATCCAGCAGCGATTTGCGATCGGCCACTCGTGCCGGCACTCCGCCGCCGCCGGCAATGCCGTACGATCCAAATGCCTCCACCATGATTGCCCCGGCGCCGTCCATGGCGGCCGGTGGCCCAATTCCAGTTGTAGCCGGTGCGGCCCCCAGCGTGGGTTCTGCGCCCCGTAAAACGGTGCTTTCGAATTCTGTTGCGATGCCAGCGGCTTCAGTTGCCGCCGCTGCGGCTGTGCCTGGATCGCAAACCGCCATCACTTCCAGCCGGTTCACTACGGTGGAAGAAGACGAGCGCCAGCAAGAAGTGCTGCAACGCGCCAGCGAAAGTAATTCGTCGATCATTCAAATCGGACTGTTGTTGTTCAGCCTGGCGATGATTGCCGCCTTGGTCTGGTATTTATCGCGTCCCCCGTCGGCGGAAAAATTGCTGGTCCGCATCGATGCGGCCGCCGGCGAAGGAGACGGCAGCGGCTTGCCGAATGCAGAAGACGACGTGAACAGCTTTCTCAGCCGGTTTCCCGAACACGAGCGGACCGCCGACGTGAAGCGTTACCAGGAAGAAATCAACTTGCAACGGCAGGAGCGTCAGCTTCGGTTGCGCGCCCGCTTACTGACTGGCGAAGATAGTTTAAGCCCCGTCGAGCGCGATTACTTGGAAGCGATGAACGCCGTGACCATCGACCCGCAACGCACCATCGACAAGTTGCAAGCCTTGGTGCAGTTGTACGGCGCCGAAACTGACTCCAGCGACCGGACAGCTCAATCCGTGGAATTTGCGCGCTGGGAATTGAAGCAGCTGCGTGACCAAGCAGCCAAATCCATTCCCGAATATCAAGCATTGATTACCGCCAATTTGAAGCGGGCCGAACAATTGCGGCAAACGTCGCCCGAGCAAGCCCGCGCAATTTGGCAAAGCATTATCACATTGTACGGCGACCGGCCCTGGGCCGCCGAAGCGGTGGCGAAAGCGAAAGCGGAACTCCAGCAGGAAAAATGA
- the hemL gene encoding glutamate-1-semialdehyde 2,1-aminomutase, which yields MPRDKSQAAFERAKRLMPGGVNSPARAFGGVGGEPIFFERGEGAYLYDLDGNRYIDYVGSWGPLILGHAHPQVIEAVRAAAEKGTSFGAPTEAESELCELIIAAVPSVEKVRLVNSGTEATMSAIRLARGFTGRDVIVKFAGNYHGHVDSLLVAAGSSAATLGVPNSPGVTAGTAKDTLLLQYNDVPGLEAAFKEHGPRIAGVIVEPVVGNMGVVAPIDGFLHALRELTQRHGSLLIFDEVMTGFRVAYGGAQSLFGIRPDLTTLGKIVGGGLPVGAYGGRADIMEHVLPAGKVFQAGTLSGNPLATAAGIAMLKTLRDTNPYPRLEQLSARLAKGLHEAAAAAKVPHTIARVGSMLTLFFSGEPIANWPTASRCDTKRFAQYFWKLIDHGVYMPCSQFEAFFVSAAHTEADIDATIAAAREALAT from the coding sequence ATGCCCCGCGATAAAAGCCAAGCAGCCTTCGAACGCGCCAAACGGTTGATGCCCGGCGGCGTAAACAGCCCGGCGCGGGCGTTTGGCGGAGTCGGCGGAGAGCCGATTTTTTTTGAGCGCGGCGAAGGGGCTTATTTGTACGACCTCGACGGGAATCGGTACATCGATTACGTCGGTTCGTGGGGACCGCTGATTTTGGGCCACGCACATCCGCAAGTGATTGAAGCAGTGCGTGCCGCGGCAGAGAAGGGGACCAGTTTTGGCGCTCCCACGGAAGCGGAAAGCGAACTGTGCGAGCTGATTATCGCGGCGGTGCCGAGCGTGGAAAAAGTACGGCTGGTGAATTCCGGGACCGAAGCCACGATGAGCGCCATTCGCCTGGCTCGCGGATTCACGGGGCGCGACGTGATTGTGAAGTTCGCCGGCAATTATCATGGCCACGTCGATAGTTTGCTGGTGGCGGCCGGCAGCAGTGCGGCGACGCTAGGCGTGCCGAACTCGCCGGGCGTCACGGCAGGCACGGCGAAGGACACTCTGCTGCTGCAATACAACGACGTGCCGGGTTTGGAAGCGGCGTTCAAAGAACATGGCCCACGGATTGCCGGCGTCATCGTGGAACCGGTTGTGGGCAACATGGGCGTGGTGGCGCCCATCGACGGCTTTTTGCACGCATTGCGAGAATTGACGCAGCGGCACGGTTCACTGTTGATTTTTGACGAAGTAATGACCGGCTTCCGCGTGGCGTATGGTGGAGCGCAGTCGCTGTTTGGCATTCGGCCCGATTTAACCACGCTGGGAAAAATTGTCGGCGGCGGCCTGCCTGTGGGTGCATACGGCGGCCGGGCGGACATTATGGAACACGTGCTGCCGGCTGGCAAAGTGTTTCAGGCCGGCACGCTCAGCGGCAATCCGTTGGCCACGGCGGCGGGAATTGCCATGTTGAAAACGCTGCGCGACACCAATCCGTATCCACGATTGGAGCAGCTTTCGGCCCGACTGGCCAAAGGACTACACGAAGCGGCTGCCGCCGCCAAAGTTCCACACACCATAGCCCGTGTCGGCAGCATGCTCACACTATTTTTCAGCGGCGAACCAATTGCCAATTGGCCCACGGCCAGCCGCTGCGACACCAAGCGGTTTGCACAGTATTTTTGGAAGTTGATCGACCACGGCGTGTACATGCCGTGCAGCCAGTTTGAAGCTTTCTTTGTTTCGGCAGCGCATACCGAAGCAGATATTGATGCCACGATCGCCGCCGCTCGGGAAGCGCTGGCGACTTAG
- the hemB gene encoding porphobilinogen synthase, translated as MAQHDSHSSGFPTTRLRRLRYHPLVRELVRETRLHPGNFVLPLFVRAGQNIKQEIGSMPGHFQWSPDRLGEEIRAIADLGLGGILLFGIPAKKDATGSDSYSDHGIVQQAIRAVKQAAPNLLVITDVCFCEYTDHGHCGVLNEKTGRLDVDNDATLALIAKQALSHAQAGADIVAPSGMMDGMIGAIRRALDGANMVHVPIMSYAAKFASAFYGPFRDAAESTPQAGNRRGYQMDPSASSGQSLREVELDLAEGADIVMVKPALAYLDIIRDVRERFPGVPLAAYNVSGEFSMAKAAAKNGWLDEQAVALEMLTAIRRAGASIIITYWAKEAAGWLLL; from the coding sequence ATGGCCCAACACGATTCACACTCCTCCGGCTTTCCCACCACCCGGCTGCGGCGGCTGCGGTATCATCCGCTGGTGCGGGAACTAGTGCGCGAAACTCGTTTGCATCCGGGCAACTTTGTGCTGCCGCTGTTTGTGCGGGCTGGCCAAAACATCAAGCAGGAAATCGGCTCCATGCCGGGGCACTTCCAGTGGTCGCCTGACCGCTTGGGAGAAGAAATTCGCGCCATTGCCGATTTAGGTCTGGGGGGAATTCTGCTGTTTGGCATCCCGGCGAAAAAAGATGCCACCGGCAGCGATTCCTACAGCGACCACGGCATTGTGCAGCAGGCCATTCGGGCGGTGAAACAGGCTGCGCCGAATCTGCTAGTGATTACCGACGTTTGTTTTTGCGAGTATACCGACCATGGCCATTGCGGTGTGCTGAACGAAAAAACCGGCCGGCTGGATGTCGACAACGATGCCACGCTGGCGCTGATTGCCAAGCAGGCGCTCAGCCATGCCCAGGCCGGGGCAGATATTGTCGCCCCCAGCGGCATGATGGACGGCATGATCGGCGCCATTCGCCGCGCTTTGGACGGCGCGAACATGGTGCACGTGCCCATCATGAGCTACGCCGCCAAATTCGCCAGTGCGTTTTATGGCCCTTTCCGCGATGCCGCCGAAAGCACGCCGCAGGCGGGCAACCGGCGTGGATATCAAATGGATCCCTCGGCAAGCTCGGGGCAATCGCTGCGTGAAGTGGAGCTCGATTTGGCCGAAGGGGCCGACATCGTCATGGTTAAACCGGCGCTGGCATATCTCGATATCATCCGCGACGTGCGGGAACGGTTCCCGGGTGTGCCGCTAGCGGCTTACAATGTGTCGGGCGAGTTCAGCATGGCCAAAGCCGCCGCGAAAAATGGCTGGCTCGACGAGCAAGCGGTGGCGCTGGAAATGCTGACGGCCATTCGGCGAGCCGGCGCTTCCATCATCATCACGTATTGGGCGAAAGAAGCGGCAGGGTGGCTTCTCCTGTAG
- a CDS encoding clan AA aspartic protease produces MGLITVQLTLSNPRRPEIEPVQTDALVDTGAVYLVIPERVQADLQLEEQSKKEVTLADGSRRLTAYVGPIETRFKNRVAYVGAVVMGDEVLLGAIPMEDMDLILIPQQRIADVNPNSPNVASAKVK; encoded by the coding sequence ATGGGGTTGATTACCGTGCAATTGACGCTCTCGAATCCAAGGCGGCCGGAAATTGAACCCGTCCAGACCGACGCGCTGGTCGACACGGGCGCTGTATACCTGGTCATTCCAGAACGAGTGCAAGCCGACTTGCAGTTGGAAGAGCAAAGCAAAAAGGAAGTCACGCTCGCCGACGGCTCTCGGCGATTGACGGCCTATGTTGGGCCCATTGAAACGCGCTTCAAAAATCGCGTTGCCTACGTCGGCGCTGTCGTGATGGGCGATGAAGTGCTGTTGGGCGCCATTCCGATGGAAGATATGGACCTAATCCTTATACCGCAACAGCGCATCGCCGATGTGAACCCCAACAGCCCGAATGTGGCTTCGGCCAAAGTCAAATAA
- a CDS encoding endonuclease/exonuclease/phosphatase family protein: MRLLSYNIHKGIGGRDRRCRLQRIIDVVESQNPDILCLQEVAHNSRRSHYHDQPRLLADYFKLTGQLFQLNVNFKSGGYGNLILSRWPFTTKHQISLRFNAKKPRGAQIVVVETPEGPLHLVNFHLGLSHDERHWQIGHLLNHQLFRESHTLPTLVVGDYNDWQNRLHRGTLNEHGFCQITTPIYRFRSFPAYMALSSLDKAFFRGDVLIRQAHVVRNALARSASDHLPVVIDFHLDLAVFNRASN, from the coding sequence ATGCGTCTTCTGAGCTACAACATCCATAAGGGAATTGGCGGCCGCGACCGGCGTTGTCGCTTGCAACGGATCATCGACGTTGTCGAAAGCCAGAACCCTGACATCTTGTGCTTGCAAGAAGTCGCCCATAATTCCCGCCGTTCGCACTATCACGACCAGCCGAGACTATTGGCCGACTATTTCAAGCTCACGGGCCAACTCTTTCAGCTGAATGTAAACTTCAAAAGCGGCGGTTATGGAAACCTGATCCTGTCGCGCTGGCCGTTCACAACGAAGCACCAAATTTCGCTGCGGTTTAACGCCAAAAAGCCGCGCGGAGCCCAGATTGTGGTGGTTGAAACTCCCGAAGGCCCTCTGCACCTTGTGAATTTTCACCTGGGTTTAAGCCACGACGAAAGACATTGGCAAATCGGACATTTACTAAATCATCAGCTGTTCCGCGAATCCCACACCCTGCCCACGCTGGTGGTGGGCGATTACAACGATTGGCAAAATCGTTTGCACCGGGGAACTTTGAACGAGCATGGCTTTTGTCAAATCACAACGCCTATCTATCGCTTCCGATCTTTTCCGGCCTACATGGCGCTCAGTTCACTCGATAAGGCATTTTTTCGCGGCGATGTGCTGATCCGGCAGGCCCATGTAGTGCGTAATGCGCTCGCGCGCAGCGCCAGCGATCACTTACCAGTAGTAATTGATTTTCATCTAGACCTCGCCGTGTTTAACCGCGCGAGCAACTAA
- a CDS encoding MmgE/PrpD family protein has translation MSEFITLPADTNQARGIAEYAIHFVRVNKDSAGPSERVWQMLERLHIDSVACGVSALACGCNAPTVLRQEALEYLAASQQLSFLAGEGWVRGKTAHGATCFGSHVAVKPEKAVLANCSAVREWDANGTNFGYDPARGHTAGEFGHNDFYPVAIAAAQQTGLDGAAALRGMLAIDEIRGRLAEVFSLKTYKLDHVVHGAIASAAVYGAMRGATAEQIELAIGLVVAHYIPFRAIRHGKQLSDSKGASAAISAEVAVLSAQRALRGFVGPADVFCNPEAVFCLFEKPARNGESPFALALATGGDDFAVLGMHFKLGLYEHQSAGAIQGLIDVLSRQPRLLENPEQLRSVRISIYEPAFHIIGDPAKRDPRTRQSADHSMVYIVATLLRKAFEQQRTGWKELMLLPADYDEAALVHPLTRQLMEKIEFRHGGPEYDAKYPDGIPTTLEIEHAQLGRQSSGLVMYPLGHARNKDATALDDVLNYKFRALASLGVEHPEELHARFSNLRQKTATEIASLFDFPIRGLAD, from the coding sequence TTGAGCGAATTTATCACCTTGCCCGCCGATACCAACCAAGCTCGCGGCATCGCTGAATATGCAATCCATTTTGTCCGGGTCAACAAGGATTCAGCCGGCCCTTCCGAGAGGGTTTGGCAAATGCTGGAGCGATTGCACATAGATAGCGTGGCCTGCGGCGTTTCGGCCTTAGCCTGTGGCTGCAATGCACCCACGGTCCTGCGGCAGGAAGCGCTGGAATACCTCGCAGCATCTCAACAACTCTCTTTCCTGGCGGGAGAGGGCTGGGTGAGGGGGAAAACTGCTCACGGCGCAACCTGCTTCGGCTCCCATGTTGCTGTCAAACCGGAAAAGGCTGTCCTCGCCAACTGTTCGGCCGTGCGCGAATGGGATGCCAACGGCACCAACTTTGGTTACGATCCGGCGCGCGGTCACACCGCCGGCGAGTTCGGCCACAACGATTTTTATCCTGTCGCCATTGCCGCGGCCCAGCAGACTGGGCTCGATGGCGCCGCTGCCTTGCGCGGCATGTTGGCGATTGACGAAATTCGTGGCCGTCTGGCCGAAGTGTTTTCGCTGAAAACGTATAAACTCGATCACGTGGTGCACGGGGCAATTGCGTCGGCCGCCGTGTATGGAGCCATGCGGGGGGCCACGGCAGAGCAAATTGAATTGGCCATTGGCTTGGTCGTGGCGCATTACATTCCGTTTCGCGCCATTCGCCACGGCAAACAACTTTCCGATTCCAAGGGAGCTTCCGCCGCCATCAGCGCCGAAGTGGCCGTGCTGAGTGCCCAACGGGCATTGCGAGGTTTTGTCGGGCCCGCCGATGTGTTCTGCAATCCAGAAGCTGTTTTCTGCTTGTTCGAAAAGCCGGCCCGCAATGGAGAAAGCCCGTTTGCATTGGCGTTGGCTACCGGCGGCGATGATTTCGCCGTGCTGGGCATGCACTTCAAATTGGGACTGTACGAACATCAATCGGCCGGCGCCATTCAAGGCTTAATCGACGTTTTATCACGCCAACCACGGCTGCTGGAAAATCCCGAACAGTTGCGCTCGGTGCGCATCAGCATCTACGAGCCGGCATTTCACATTATTGGCGATCCGGCCAAGCGCGATCCCCGCACTCGGCAAAGCGCCGACCATTCGATGGTTTACATTGTCGCCACGCTGCTGCGCAAAGCCTTTGAACAACAGCGCACCGGCTGGAAAGAGTTGATGCTGCTGCCGGCGGATTACGACGAAGCCGCGTTGGTGCATCCGCTGACTCGGCAACTCATGGAAAAAATTGAATTCCGTCACGGCGGTCCGGAGTACGACGCCAAATATCCTGACGGCATTCCCACCACGCTGGAAATCGAACACGCACAACTTGGCAGGCAATCGAGCGGACTGGTGATGTATCCGCTGGGCCATGCGCGAAATAAGGATGCCACCGCACTCGACGACGTGCTGAATTACAAATTTCGCGCTTTGGCATCGCTGGGGGTGGAGCATCCGGAAGAATTGCACGCCCGATTTTCGAACTTGCGGCAAAAAACCGCCACGGAGATCGCCAGTTTGTTCGATTTTCCTATCCGCGGTTTAGCGGATTGA